Proteins found in one Fibrobacter sp. UWT2 genomic segment:
- a CDS encoding MgtC/SapB family protein gives MLDFNVFYRLAAAIGIGLIIGLQREHTYYDQSDRHPAGVRTFTLVGLAGAMAALLSDQMGGVAPFITGFVVVGMLLMAMHVSFAIGHRRQDDSTGGHLPGGDGITTSVAVVIVYLLGGICWYGRLLESCVIVVVILWVLSAKEQLHTFAQRLSKEDIIAIVKFAVITALVLPFLPNNSYGPPGLEVLNPRSIWIFVVFISGIGFVGYGLIKLVGPGKGIWLTGLLGGLASSTALTLNLAGRSRENEAYASDFTLGIVLSWAVMYARLYLICVFLSSSLAGPLALPLLLPVVPALGYALYLKLKEFRNHQQKSADFTNPFKLLPAIKFGVIFTCVMFVANAARVYLGSGALLACSFLGGAAEMDAVAFSVIDMNLKSGLPVRELVLALLFASLANTITKGGLVFFLGAKSMRRPILPAVILICLVTAGLIGYYAFL, from the coding sequence ATGCTAGACTTTAATGTGTTTTACCGTTTGGCGGCTGCGATTGGCATAGGCCTGATTATTGGCCTGCAGCGCGAACACACTTACTACGACCAGTCGGATAGGCATCCGGCCGGTGTTCGTACGTTTACCCTTGTGGGGCTCGCGGGGGCCATGGCGGCACTGCTTTCGGACCAGATGGGCGGTGTGGCGCCTTTTATTACCGGATTTGTTGTTGTGGGCATGCTTTTAATGGCCATGCACGTGTCTTTTGCGATTGGTCACCGTAGGCAGGATGATTCTACTGGGGGACATTTGCCTGGTGGTGACGGTATTACAACCAGTGTCGCGGTAGTGATCGTGTATTTGCTGGGCGGCATTTGTTGGTATGGCCGTTTGCTAGAATCATGCGTGATTGTGGTGGTGATTCTTTGGGTGCTTTCGGCGAAGGAACAGCTGCATACTTTTGCGCAGCGCCTCTCTAAAGAAGACATTATTGCCATTGTGAAATTCGCGGTGATTACGGCGTTGGTGCTGCCGTTCCTTCCGAACAATTCTTATGGCCCGCCGGGACTTGAAGTCTTGAATCCGCGGTCGATTTGGATTTTTGTGGTGTTCATTTCGGGCATCGGTTTTGTGGGCTACGGTCTGATTAAGCTTGTGGGGCCTGGCAAAGGCATTTGGCTTACGGGCTTGCTCGGCGGCCTTGCCAGCAGTACGGCGCTGACCTTGAATTTGGCAGGGCGCAGCCGTGAAAACGAGGCTTACGCTTCGGACTTTACGCTCGGAATTGTGCTGAGCTGGGCGGTGATGTATGCTCGTCTTTATTTGATTTGCGTTTTCTTGAGTAGCTCTTTGGCTGGCCCCCTTGCGCTGCCGCTGCTATTGCCTGTGGTGCCGGCGCTGGGCTATGCGCTTTACCTCAAGCTGAAGGAATTCCGCAATCACCAGCAGAAATCGGCTGATTTTACGAACCCCTTCAAACTGTTGCCTGCGATCAAGTTTGGCGTCATCTTTACCTGTGTGATGTTCGTGGCCAATGCGGCTCGCGTTTACCTGGGCTCGGGGGCGTTGCTCGCTTGTAGCTTCTTGGGCGGTGCCGCTGAAATGGATGCGGTGGCGTTCTCGGTGATTGACATGAACTTGAAATCGGGACTACCGGTGCGTGAACTGGTGCTGGCGCTTTTGTTTGCTAGCCTTGCCAATACGATCACGAAGGGTGGCTTGGTATTTTTCTTGGGTGCAAAATCAATGCGTCGTCCGATATTGCCTGCTGTCATCTTGATTTGCCTTGTGACTGCTGGGTTGATCGGGTATTATGCGTTCTTATAA
- a CDS encoding hydroxymethylpyrimidine/phosphomethylpyrimidine kinase yields the protein MGEKMIHALTVAGFDGSAGAGFISDIKTMAHFGVYGQAVCTALTQQNEEEFVAPGWVIWDRIEAQLETLFKKHKFKYVKIGLVEKARTLKRIVEFVREKSPDAFIVWDPIASASAGFHFMRDAEKFLPIMKSIDLVTPNQDEFAYLGLGLAESRGQIKMGRDFAVLLKGGHARGKESIDTLWYNEEQFKFISPRFPGKGKHGTGCVLSSAILANVALGKDVPTACEIAKNYMNEYLQTGEGRLGFLV from the coding sequence ATGGGTGAAAAAATGATTCACGCTTTGACGGTGGCGGGCTTTGACGGTTCTGCCGGAGCAGGCTTTATCTCGGACATCAAGACGATGGCGCATTTTGGCGTCTACGGGCAGGCGGTCTGTACGGCGCTCACTCAACAGAACGAAGAAGAATTTGTTGCCCCTGGCTGGGTCATTTGGGACCGCATCGAGGCTCAGCTCGAAACACTCTTTAAAAAACATAAGTTCAAGTACGTGAAAATCGGCCTTGTTGAAAAGGCGCGTACTTTGAAGCGTATTGTGGAATTTGTCCGTGAAAAGTCTCCGGATGCATTCATCGTGTGGGATCCGATTGCAAGTGCGAGTGCTGGTTTCCACTTTATGCGCGATGCCGAAAAGTTCTTGCCGATTATGAAGTCCATTGACTTGGTGACGCCGAACCAAGATGAATTCGCGTACTTGGGCTTGGGCCTTGCGGAATCCCGCGGTCAAATTAAGATGGGCCGCGACTTTGCCGTGTTACTGAAGGGTGGCCACGCTCGCGGCAAGGAATCGATTGATACCTTGTGGTATAACGAAGAACAGTTCAAGTTTATCAGTCCGAGGTTCCCCGGTAAAGGCAAGCACGGCACCGGCTGCGTGCTCAGTTCCGCAATCCTTGCGAACGTTGCGCTTGGCAAAGACGTTCCCACCGCCTGCGAAATCGCGAAGAACTACATGAACGAATACCTGCAAACTGGCGAAGGCCGCCTCGGGTTCTTGGTTTAG
- the typA gene encoding translational GTPase TypA, whose translation MDTSKIRNVAIIAHVDHGKTTLVDQLLKQCGTFHENEEVNERVMDSDNLERERGITILSKNTSVMYKGYRVNIVDTPGHADFGGQVERVLGTVDGVILVVDAFEGPMAQTRFVTQKALEMGLIPIVVVNKIDRDGCNPHAALDKVFDLFCELDANEQQLDFDKVFGSGRKGICKAEMEDPDGDFHILMDKIIERIPAPKGDPNAEPLLQIASLEYSGFLGRLAVGRVQQGTFKPNMTVAQAMTDGKVKNIRIQKILRYEGLTPQPIEEAGPGDIILIAGLDNFDIGDTLSSTNNPVHLPRIHIDPPTISMLFTVNTSPLAGKYGGKFMTGNQLQERLERAHMADPALLVEKVDGASTFKVSGRGILHLTILVENMRRELYEFTIGSPQVIFKTDENGKLLEPIEEFKVEVPNEFSGACIQEINTRKGEMVNMTTDENDRVTLEYLVPSRGLIGIRPKLLSLSKGYAISQSIFKDYEPYKGEIPARVNGVLIAKEPGEAASYALSNLEDRGYLIIGPGAEVYPGMIVGEHNRDVDIIVNVTKGKHLTNMRSKSADDMIQLTPYRRLTLEECVTFINEDECIEVTPEVLRLRKTELDPIKRKQLSKRPAEED comes from the coding sequence ATGGATACATCTAAAATCAGAAACGTCGCCATTATCGCCCACGTTGACCACGGTAAGACTACCCTGGTGGACCAGCTCCTCAAGCAGTGCGGAACCTTCCACGAAAACGAAGAAGTGAACGAACGCGTGATGGACTCCGACAACCTGGAACGTGAACGCGGCATCACCATCCTTTCCAAGAACACGAGCGTCATGTACAAGGGCTATCGCGTGAACATCGTCGATACCCCGGGGCACGCCGACTTCGGTGGCCAGGTGGAACGCGTGCTCGGCACGGTGGATGGCGTGATTCTGGTGGTGGACGCCTTCGAAGGCCCCATGGCTCAGACCCGCTTCGTGACCCAGAAGGCCCTTGAAATGGGACTTATTCCTATCGTGGTCGTGAACAAGATCGACCGTGACGGCTGCAACCCGCACGCCGCTCTCGACAAGGTGTTCGACTTGTTCTGCGAACTTGACGCCAACGAACAGCAGCTGGACTTCGACAAGGTGTTCGGTTCTGGCCGTAAGGGCATCTGCAAGGCCGAAATGGAAGACCCCGATGGCGACTTCCACATTTTGATGGACAAGATTATCGAACGCATCCCGGCCCCGAAGGGCGATCCGAATGCAGAACCGCTTCTGCAGATTGCCTCCCTCGAATACTCGGGCTTCCTTGGCCGTTTGGCCGTGGGCCGCGTGCAGCAGGGTACCTTCAAGCCGAACATGACCGTTGCCCAGGCTATGACCGACGGCAAGGTCAAGAACATCCGTATCCAGAAGATTCTGCGCTACGAAGGCCTGACCCCGCAGCCCATCGAAGAAGCCGGTCCGGGCGACATCATCTTGATTGCCGGTCTCGACAACTTCGACATTGGTGACACCCTTTCTTCGACGAACAATCCGGTGCACCTCCCCCGCATCCATATTGACCCGCCGACCATCTCCATGCTCTTCACCGTGAACACCTCGCCCCTGGCCGGTAAGTACGGCGGAAAGTTCATGACGGGTAACCAGCTCCAGGAACGTCTGGAACGCGCCCACATGGCAGACCCCGCCCTCCTCGTCGAAAAGGTCGACGGCGCTTCTACCTTCAAGGTGTCTGGCCGTGGCATTCTCCACTTGACCATCCTCGTCGAAAACATGCGTCGTGAACTCTATGAATTCACCATCGGGAGTCCGCAGGTGATTTTCAAGACCGACGAAAACGGCAAGCTTCTGGAACCGATCGAAGAATTCAAGGTCGAAGTGCCGAACGAATTCAGCGGCGCCTGCATCCAGGAAATCAACACCCGTAAGGGCGAAATGGTCAACATGACCACCGACGAAAACGACCGCGTCACTCTCGAATACCTCGTTCCGAGCCGTGGCCTTATCGGTATCCGCCCGAAGCTGTTGTCCCTTTCCAAGGGTTACGCCATCAGCCAGTCCATCTTCAAGGACTACGAACCGTACAAGGGCGAAATTCCGGCCCGCGTGAACGGCGTGCTCATTGCGAAGGAACCGGGCGAAGCCGCAAGCTATGCCCTTTCCAACCTGGAAGACCGCGGCTACCTCATCATCGGACCGGGTGCCGAAGTTTATCCGGGCATGATCGTGGGTGAACACAACCGCGACGTCGACATCATCGTGAACGTGACCAAGGGTAAGCACCTTACCAACATGCGTTCCAAGTCTGCCGACGACATGATTCAGCTGACTCCGTACCGCCGCCTGACTTTGGAAGAATGCGTCACCTTCATCAACGAAGACGAATGCATCGAAGTCACGCCGGAAGTGCTGCGCCTCCGCAAGACCGAGCTCGACCCGATCAAGCGTAAGCAGCTCTCCAAGCGCCCTGCAGAAGAAGATTAA
- a CDS encoding peptide chain release factor-like protein, with protein sequence MHRDTYLKMTLDELLRACTLKGFQGSGPGGQHRNKTNTGVLLGLRDFNLEIKSCEGRSAHENKVHALHRMQMALALQVRETPANPEMPFPGSNGHLQPSNPLFPLFVAHVFDIMATKNGDTKAAAAAFNLTPSALVKILRQDKACATKLQGNRKQNGQKALKL encoded by the coding sequence ATGCATCGCGATACCTATTTAAAAATGACGCTGGACGAACTGCTCCGCGCTTGCACCCTCAAGGGTTTTCAAGGGTCGGGCCCCGGCGGTCAGCACCGCAACAAGACCAACACGGGCGTTCTGCTCGGTTTACGGGATTTCAATTTAGAAATCAAATCGTGCGAAGGCAGGAGCGCTCACGAAAACAAGGTCCATGCGCTACACCGAATGCAAATGGCCCTGGCCTTGCAGGTTCGCGAAACCCCCGCCAACCCCGAGATGCCCTTCCCGGGCAGTAACGGCCACCTGCAACCCTCCAATCCCTTGTTCCCATTGTTCGTCGCCCACGTTTTCGACATCATGGCGACCAAAAACGGCGACACCAAGGCGGCAGCGGCGGCATTCAACCTGACCCCCAGCGCCCTGGTCAAAATCCTGCGCCAAGACAAAGCCTGCGCCACCAAATTGCAAGGAAACCGCAAACAAAACGGACAAAAGGCTCTAAAGCTCTAA